Proteins from a single region of Chlamydia buteonis:
- the murG gene encoding undecaprenyldiphospho-muramoylpentapeptide beta-N-acetylglucosaminyltransferase: MMKKINKIALAVGGSGGHIVPALATREAFCREGVDVLLLGKGLDNHPSLGEQQILYKEIPSGLPTFARPITAIRRACSLYAGYKKAKKELLIFDPDVVVGFGSYHSLPVLMAALKKKIPIFLHEQNVVPGKVNKLFSRFAKGVGVSFSPVIKKFACPAQEISLPKRAFSSFNPIVERLTSHSPTICVVGGSLGAKTLNDNVPPALVDVAKDYPNMYVHHVAGPKGDIVSIQHVYSRGGVSFCVKPFEHDMLSVLLSSDLVISRAGATIIDELLWAQSPSILIPYPGAYRHQEENAKFLVYKIGGGSMILEKQLSKAVLTKNILLALDSKTIKNRREALRAYYQNKSSKSFYQFICECL; encoded by the coding sequence GTGATGAAGAAAATCAACAAAATAGCTTTAGCTGTCGGAGGGTCGGGAGGACATATCGTCCCCGCTCTCGCAACAAGAGAAGCATTTTGTAGAGAAGGTGTGGATGTTCTTCTTCTGGGTAAGGGTTTAGATAATCACCCAAGCCTTGGAGAACAGCAGATACTGTATAAAGAAATTCCCTCAGGATTGCCGACATTTGCGAGACCTATCACTGCTATACGGAGAGCATGTTCCCTATATGCAGGATATAAAAAGGCAAAAAAAGAACTCCTTATTTTTGATCCTGATGTTGTTGTAGGTTTCGGTAGTTATCACTCTTTGCCGGTATTGATGGCAGCGTTGAAAAAGAAAATCCCTATATTTTTACACGAGCAAAATGTTGTGCCAGGCAAGGTAAATAAGTTATTTTCACGTTTTGCAAAGGGTGTAGGTGTATCTTTCTCGCCTGTAATTAAGAAATTTGCATGTCCGGCTCAAGAGATTTCATTACCAAAAAGAGCTTTTTCTTCTTTTAATCCTATTGTAGAACGCCTAACTTCCCATTCTCCAACGATTTGTGTTGTGGGAGGATCTCTAGGAGCAAAGACATTAAATGATAATGTCCCACCGGCACTTGTTGATGTTGCCAAGGATTACCCAAATATGTATGTTCATCATGTTGCAGGACCAAAAGGTGATATAGTTTCCATACAGCATGTCTATAGTCGTGGTGGTGTGTCCTTTTGTGTAAAACCCTTTGAGCACGACATGCTTAGCGTCTTACTTTCATCAGATCTTGTAATTAGTCGTGCTGGAGCTACGATTATAGATGAGTTGTTGTGGGCACAAAGTCCTTCTATACTTATCCCATATCCGGGAGCTTATCGACATCAGGAAGAAAATGCAAAATTCCTTGTCTATAAGATAGGAGGAGGATCAATGATCCTTGAAAAACAGCTTTCTAAAGCAGTTTTAACTAAAAATATTTTGCTTGCTCTGGATTCTAAAACTATTAAAAATAGGCGAGAAGCTTTGCGAGCTTATTATCAAAACAAATCTTCTAAGTCTTTTTATCAATTTATATGTGAATGTTTATAG
- the ftsW gene encoding putative lipid II flippase FtsW, with product MKWFIVSCLLGIFSLGLVMVFDTSSAEILDRSLPCSTHKALIRQITYLGLGLGLSTLVYITGWKDFLKMSPTLLFIAGCALIAVLIPGVGVCRNGAKRWLGIGQLTLQPSEFVKYLVPCVAIEYLVFRPQYRENFKLFLKLTTTLFLPIFFIAIEPDNGSAAVIAFSLIPVFIMTAVRLRYWLLPLLCILVVGGALAYRMPYVRHRLDVYLHPELDIKGRGHQPYQAKIAAGSGGLFGKGPGASLQKLTYLPEAQNDYIAAIYAEEFGFLGMLLLILLYMYFVYGGYVIAIRASSLEGASLAIAVTVIIGMQAFMNLGVVSGLLPSKGVNLPFFSQGGSSLIANMCGVTLLLRVCDEENQQNSFSCRRVGRTYRPRSRNKRSIL from the coding sequence ATGAAATGGTTTATAGTTTCTTGTTTGTTGGGGATTTTTTCCCTGGGTCTAGTCATGGTTTTTGATACTTCCTCTGCAGAAATTCTCGATCGTTCGCTTCCTTGTAGTACCCATAAGGCTTTAATCCGTCAGATTACCTACTTAGGATTAGGATTAGGTCTTTCTACTTTAGTTTATATAACCGGTTGGAAAGATTTTCTAAAAATGAGCCCCACGTTATTGTTCATAGCAGGATGCGCGCTTATAGCTGTTTTGATTCCTGGCGTAGGGGTGTGTAGGAATGGAGCAAAGCGGTGGTTAGGTATAGGACAACTTACTTTGCAGCCCTCAGAGTTTGTAAAATATCTTGTTCCCTGTGTAGCTATAGAATATCTTGTATTTCGCCCTCAATATCGAGAAAATTTCAAACTGTTTCTTAAGCTCACTACTACACTGTTTCTTCCTATTTTCTTTATTGCTATAGAGCCTGACAACGGTTCCGCAGCTGTAATAGCTTTTTCTTTGATCCCTGTCTTTATTATGACAGCTGTACGTTTGCGTTATTGGTTACTTCCGTTGTTATGTATTCTTGTTGTTGGCGGTGCTCTTGCTTATAGAATGCCTTATGTGCGACATCGTTTAGATGTTTATCTTCATCCAGAATTAGACATTAAAGGTCGAGGACATCAGCCATATCAAGCAAAAATAGCCGCAGGGTCAGGGGGATTATTTGGTAAGGGCCCAGGAGCTAGCCTGCAAAAGCTTACCTATCTTCCAGAAGCACAAAATGACTATATCGCTGCAATATACGCGGAAGAATTTGGCTTCTTGGGTATGCTGCTTTTGATTTTGTTGTATATGTATTTTGTTTACGGTGGTTACGTAATTGCTATTCGAGCCTCTTCTTTAGAAGGAGCTTCTTTAGCTATAGCCGTAACGGTAATTATTGGCATGCAGGCTTTTATGAATTTGGGCGTTGTGTCAGGATTATTGCCGAGTAAAGGAGTGAATCTCCCTTTTTTTAGTCAGGGAGGGTCCTCTCTGATTGCTAATATGTGTGGTGTTACATTGCTGTTAAGGGTGTGTGATGAAGAAAATCAACAAAATAGCTTTAGCTGTCGGAGGGTCGGGAGGACATATCGTCCCCGCTCTCGCAACAAGAGAAGCATTTTGTAG